A genomic window from Pseudogulbenkiania sp. MAI-1 includes:
- the rluB gene encoding 23S rRNA pseudouridine(2605) synthase RluB — MSKGQRNHARQPVARVKGRETSQPRQPAPDRGGFGQSRSGKPGGSSLIKSVGAPAAAKAPQAREGQGRSKPGFGQRDRTPPGQAPFGRRDERGQQGFGRDDRQEGKQGFGQRDRNTGRDERQPAMGQGGQGEPRRRFRDGDDEQRQPAFRQQDKRAPKVERAKKLRVRDPNQQILDRAQRLRETRVDLDQIEPVRLQKALAASGVGSRREMEEWIEAGLIQVNGKVATLGDRVGPQDRVTAKGNPIKLKWPDRLPRVILYHKQEGELVTRDDPEGRVTVFDRLPQAKSSRWVAVGRLDVNTSGLLIITTSGELANRLMHPSFEAEREYAVRVLGQLEPEQMKEMTRGVELEDGPAHFQRIVEQGGEGVNHWYRVVIKEGRNREVRRMFEHFGLTVSRLIRVRFGNIGLPARLKRGQFYELNSAEVAAVMKWSDLTVTGRAKSR, encoded by the coding sequence ATGTCTAAAGGACAGCGTAATCACGCCCGCCAGCCGGTGGCGCGTGTCAAAGGCCGTGAAACCTCGCAACCGCGCCAGCCGGCGCCGGATCGCGGTGGTTTTGGCCAATCGAGAAGCGGCAAGCCGGGAGGCTCTTCGCTGATCAAATCGGTCGGTGCTCCGGCAGCGGCCAAGGCGCCCCAAGCCCGGGAGGGTCAGGGACGCAGCAAACCCGGCTTCGGCCAACGCGACCGCACGCCGCCGGGCCAGGCGCCGTTCGGCCGGCGCGACGAGCGCGGTCAGCAGGGCTTCGGCCGCGACGATCGCCAAGAAGGCAAACAAGGCTTCGGCCAGCGCGACCGCAACACCGGCCGCGACGAGCGCCAGCCAGCCATGGGGCAGGGCGGCCAGGGTGAGCCGCGCCGTCGTTTCCGCGACGGCGACGACGAGCAGCGCCAGCCGGCGTTCCGCCAGCAGGACAAGCGTGCGCCCAAGGTCGAACGCGCCAAGAAGCTGCGCGTGCGCGACCCCAACCAGCAGATCCTCGACCGCGCCCAGCGCCTGCGCGAAACCCGCGTCGACCTCGACCAGATCGAGCCGGTGCGCTTGCAGAAGGCGCTGGCGGCGTCCGGTGTCGGCTCGCGCCGCGAGATGGAAGAATGGATCGAGGCCGGGCTGATCCAGGTCAACGGCAAGGTGGCCACGCTGGGCGACCGCGTCGGCCCGCAGGACCGGGTCACCGCCAAGGGCAATCCGATCAAGCTCAAGTGGCCGGACCGCCTGCCGCGCGTGATCCTCTACCACAAGCAGGAAGGCGAGCTGGTTACCCGCGATGACCCGGAAGGCCGCGTCACCGTGTTCGACCGTCTGCCGCAGGCCAAGAGCAGCCGCTGGGTGGCGGTAGGCCGCCTTGACGTCAATACCAGCGGCCTCTTGATCATCACCACCAGCGGCGAGCTCGCCAACCGTCTGATGCACCCGAGCTTCGAAGCCGAGCGCGAGTACGCCGTGCGCGTGCTGGGCCAGCTCGAGCCGGAACAGATGAAGGAAATGACGCGCGGCGTCGAGCTGGAAGACGGCCCGGCGCATTTCCAGCGCATCGTCGAGCAGGGCGGCGAAGGCGTCAACCACTGGTATCGCGTGGTGATCAAGGAAGGCCGCAACCGCGAGGTGCGCCGCATGTTCGAACACTTCGGCCTGACCGTGAGCCGGCTGATCCGCGTGCGTTTCGGCAACATCGGCCTGCCAGCCCGCCTCAAGCGCGGCCAGTTCTATGAGCTGAATTCGGCTGAAGTGGCCGCCGTGATGAAGTGGTCGGATCTGACAGTCACCGGCCGCGCCAAATCCCGCTGA
- the scpB gene encoding SMC-Scp complex subunit ScpB, with protein sequence MSTITDLKYLKIVLETALLTSAEALSVSALKKLFTEDVKAALINDLLAEIQQDWRGRGIELVKLASGWRFRARAEFTPYLARLTPEKPPRYSRAVMETLAIVAYRQPVTRGDIEAIRGVSVSTSVMQTLLERGWVEVIGHKDVPGRPGLYATTHKFLDDLGLVSLRDLPPLADLGTLVLPELQPDCVGTADAVPLDDEADNVIEQE encoded by the coding sequence ATGTCCACCATTACCGACCTGAAGTACCTGAAGATCGTGCTCGAGACGGCGTTGTTGACGTCGGCCGAAGCGCTCTCGGTGTCGGCACTGAAAAAGCTGTTCACCGAAGACGTCAAGGCGGCACTGATCAACGATCTCCTGGCGGAGATCCAGCAGGACTGGCGGGGACGCGGGATCGAGCTGGTCAAGCTGGCTTCCGGTTGGCGCTTCCGCGCCCGGGCCGAGTTCACGCCGTACCTGGCGCGGCTCACCCCGGAAAAGCCGCCGCGCTATTCGCGCGCGGTGATGGAAACGCTGGCCATCGTGGCCTACCGCCAGCCGGTGACGCGTGGCGACATCGAGGCCATTCGCGGCGTCTCGGTGTCCACCAGCGTGATGCAGACGCTGCTGGAGCGCGGCTGGGTGGAGGTGATCGGGCATAAGGACGTGCCCGGCCGGCCGGGACTTTACGCCACCACGCACAAGTTCCTCGATGATCTGGGACTGGTGTCGTTGCGGGATCTGCCACCTCTGGCCGATCTCGGCACGCTGGTGTTGCCGGAGCTCCAGCCTGATTGTGTCGGCACAGCCGACGCGGTGCCCCTCGACGACGAGGCGGACAACGTAATTGAACAGGAATGA
- a CDS encoding ScpA family protein, which produces MDRTSNDTPAADATAAFELTAPDLPSGVPIAHVFGQPVLEVPQDLFIPPDALQVILESFEGPLDLLLYLIRKQNLNVLDIPMAPITAQYMAYIDAMRREQFELAAEYLLMAALLIEIKSRLLLPRPPKDEEGEPDDPRAELVRRLLEYEQMKLAALELDKMPQADRDFAWLAVLIEQVAEERLPEVRAVDLRQAWLAILSRARNTRHHKVEKDELSVRAQMTWILRYLEGREYVAFEELFDLALGVAHLVVNFIAVLELVKEGLVKVSQEAAYQPIYVRLALV; this is translated from the coding sequence ATGGACCGCACCTCGAACGACACGCCCGCCGCTGACGCTACTGCCGCGTTCGAGCTCACCGCGCCCGACCTGCCATCCGGCGTGCCGATCGCCCACGTCTTCGGCCAGCCGGTGCTGGAGGTGCCGCAGGACCTGTTCATCCCGCCCGACGCGCTCCAAGTGATCCTGGAGAGCTTCGAGGGGCCGCTCGATCTGCTGCTCTACCTGATCCGCAAGCAGAACCTCAACGTGCTCGACATCCCGATGGCGCCGATCACCGCGCAGTACATGGCCTACATCGACGCCATGCGGCGCGAGCAGTTCGAGCTGGCGGCCGAGTACCTGCTGATGGCGGCGCTGCTGATCGAGATCAAGTCGCGGCTGCTGTTGCCGCGCCCGCCCAAGGACGAGGAGGGCGAGCCGGATGATCCGCGCGCCGAGCTGGTGCGAAGGCTGCTCGAGTACGAGCAGATGAAGCTCGCCGCGCTCGAGCTCGACAAGATGCCGCAGGCCGACCGCGACTTCGCCTGGCTCGCGGTGCTGATCGAGCAGGTGGCCGAAGAGCGCCTGCCCGAGGTGCGCGCGGTCGACCTGCGCCAGGCCTGGCTCGCCATCCTGTCGCGCGCGCGGAACACGCGCCACCACAAGGTGGAGAAGGATGAGCTGTCGGTGCGCGCGCAGATGACCTGGATCCTGCGCTACCTAGAAGGGCGAGAGTACGTGGCGTTCGAGGAGCTGTTCGACCTCGCCCTAGGCGTGGCGCACCTGGTGGTCAACTTCATCGCGGTGCTGGAGCTGGTCAAGGAAGGGCTGGTCAAGGTCAGCCAGGAGGCGGCGTACCAGCCGATCTACGTGCGGCTGGCGCTGGTATAA
- a CDS encoding tryptophan--tRNA ligase, translating to MFADRVLSGMRPTGKLHLGHYHGVIKNWITLQNEHECLFMVADWHALTTNYDEVGIIEKSIWDMVIDWLAAGVDPEQATIFIQSKVPQHAELHLALSMVTPLGWLERVPTYKDQIDKLSHKDLTTYGFLGYPLLQAADILIYKSGRVPVGEDQVPHIELTREVARRFNHLYGREPNFEELAKAAVKKMGKAGKEFEQLRVRYLQDGDGEALLKARELLAASQNLGAVDGERLLGYLENKGKIILPEAEALLTAASKMPGLDGQKMSKSYGNTITMREEPAAVTKKIRAMPTDPARVRRTDPGDPAKCPVWQLHQVYTDSATREWVQAGCTSAGIGCLDCKQPVIEGVLKEQQPMFERAQQYLDNPQLVKDIVADGCARAGKIAQDTMREVREAMGLGY from the coding sequence ATGTTCGCAGACCGCGTTCTCTCCGGCATGCGCCCCACCGGCAAGCTGCACCTCGGCCACTACCATGGCGTGATCAAGAACTGGATCACGCTGCAGAACGAGCACGAATGCCTGTTCATGGTAGCCGACTGGCACGCCTTGACCACCAACTACGACGAAGTCGGCATCATCGAGAAGAGCATCTGGGACATGGTGATCGACTGGCTGGCCGCCGGCGTCGATCCGGAGCAGGCCACCATCTTCATCCAGTCCAAGGTGCCGCAGCACGCCGAACTGCATCTGGCGCTGTCCATGGTCACCCCGCTGGGCTGGCTCGAGCGCGTGCCGACCTACAAGGACCAGATCGACAAGCTGAGCCACAAGGACCTGACCACCTACGGCTTCCTCGGCTATCCGCTGCTGCAGGCGGCCGACATCCTGATCTACAAGTCCGGCCGGGTGCCGGTGGGTGAAGACCAGGTGCCGCACATCGAACTGACGCGCGAAGTGGCGCGCCGCTTCAACCACCTGTACGGCCGCGAACCCAACTTCGAGGAACTGGCCAAGGCCGCCGTGAAGAAGATGGGCAAGGCAGGCAAGGAATTCGAGCAACTGCGCGTGCGCTACCTGCAGGACGGCGACGGCGAAGCGCTCCTGAAGGCGCGCGAGCTGCTCGCCGCCAGCCAGAACCTCGGCGCGGTCGACGGCGAGCGCCTGCTGGGTTACCTCGAGAACAAGGGCAAGATCATCCTGCCGGAAGCGGAAGCGCTGCTGACCGCCGCTTCCAAGATGCCGGGCCTGGACGGCCAGAAGATGTCCAAGTCCTACGGCAACACCATCACCATGCGCGAAGAGCCGGCCGCGGTGACCAAGAAGATCCGCGCCATGCCGACCGACCCGGCGCGCGTGCGCCGCACCGACCCGGGCGATCCGGCCAAGTGCCCGGTGTGGCAGCTGCACCAGGTCTACACCGACAGCGCCACCCGCGAGTGGGTGCAGGCCGGCTGTACCAGCGCCGGCATCGGCTGTCTGGACTGCAAGCAGCCGGTGATCGAGGGCGTACTGAAGGAGCAGCAGCCGATGTTCGAGCGCGCGCAGCAGTACCTCGACAATCCGCAACTGGTGAAGGACATCGTCGCCGACGGCTGTGCCCGCGCCGGCAAGATCGCCCAGGACACCATGCGCGAAGTGCGCGAGGCGATGGGGCTGGGTTATTAA
- a CDS encoding site-2 protease family protein → MDSYNLIQKIAIYALPVLLAITLHEAAHAYMARRFGDNTAYMMGRMTLNPLKHIDPIGTVLLPLLGLIIGGVLFGWAKPVPVNFGALKNRRVGTRWVAAAGPLANLGMAVMWVLLFKLAVGVDSYFSEPLALMSQVGIQINIVLMVLNLLPVLPLDGGRIVESLLPPGMAWKYSRLEPYGLWILLALVFSGLLSPILRPFINLMYSLLGVLM, encoded by the coding sequence ATGGATTCCTATAACCTCATCCAGAAAATCGCTATCTACGCGCTGCCGGTGCTGCTGGCCATCACCCTGCACGAAGCGGCGCACGCCTACATGGCGCGGCGCTTCGGCGACAACACCGCCTACATGATGGGGCGCATGACGCTCAACCCGCTCAAGCACATCGACCCGATCGGTACCGTGCTGCTGCCGCTGCTGGGGCTGATCATCGGCGGCGTGCTGTTCGGCTGGGCCAAGCCGGTGCCGGTCAACTTCGGCGCGTTGAAGAACCGGCGTGTCGGCACGCGTTGGGTGGCCGCAGCGGGTCCCTTGGCCAACCTCGGCATGGCGGTGATGTGGGTGCTGCTGTTCAAGCTGGCGGTCGGCGTCGACAGCTACTTCAGCGAGCCGCTGGCGTTGATGAGCCAGGTCGGCATCCAGATCAACATCGTGCTGATGGTGCTCAACCTGCTGCCGGTGCTGCCGCTCGACGGCGGGCGCATCGTCGAGAGCCTGCTGCCCCCGGGCATGGCCTGGAAATACTCGCGGCTCGAGCCCTACGGCCTGTGGATACTGCTGGCGTTGGTGTTCTCCGGCCTGTTGTCGCCGATCCTGAGGCCGTTCATCAACCTGATGTATTCGCTGTTGGGCGTGCTTATGTAA
- a CDS encoding L-threonylcarbamoyladenylate synthase, translating into MAQFFVIHPDNPQVRLIREAAKILRAGGVIVYPTDSCYALGCLLGDKAAMERILDIRQLDLKHHLTLVCADLSELSNYARVDNSQFRQLKAATPGSYTFILQATKEVPRRTLHPKRATIGLRVPEHPVALALLAELGEPILSCTLSLPGDGEALTDPYEIRERLERQVDLVIDGGWCGTEPTTVIDLTDGVELVRRGKGDPALFGF; encoded by the coding sequence ATGGCCCAGTTTTTCGTGATCCACCCCGACAACCCGCAAGTGCGCCTGATTCGCGAGGCAGCCAAGATCCTGCGTGCGGGCGGGGTGATCGTTTATCCGACCGACTCCTGTTACGCGCTTGGCTGCCTGTTGGGCGACAAGGCGGCGATGGAGCGCATCCTGGACATCCGCCAGCTCGACCTCAAGCACCATCTGACGCTGGTCTGCGCCGACCTGTCCGAGCTGTCCAACTACGCCCGCGTCGACAACAGTCAGTTCCGCCAGCTCAAGGCCGCCACGCCGGGCAGTTACACCTTCATCCTGCAGGCCACCAAGGAAGTGCCGCGCCGTACGCTGCATCCCAAGCGCGCCACCATCGGCCTCAGGGTGCCCGAGCACCCGGTGGCGCTGGCGCTGCTGGCCGAGCTGGGCGAACCCATCCTGTCCTGCACCCTGTCGTTGCCGGGCGACGGCGAGGCGCTCACCGACCCCTACGAGATCCGCGAGCGGCTGGAGCGCCAGGTCGACCTGGTGATCGACGGCGGCTGGTGCGGCACCGAGCCGACCACCGTGATCGACCTGACCGACGGCGTCGAGCTGGTGCGCCGCGGCAAGGGCGACCCGGCGCTGTTCGGCTTCTGA
- a CDS encoding 3',5'-nucleoside bisphosphate phosphatase translates to MATVDLHFHSLFSDGALSPDEVIRRGVERGATLLALTDHDCTAGLAEAAATAHACGIGFLNGVEISVSWGKHTVHIVGLGIDPDDEALSAGLQGIRDGRINRARAMAESLAKVGIEGAFEGASALCDNLEMIGRTHVARYLVNSGHVKDVRTVFRKYLTPGKPGYVPHEWASLADAVGWIRSAGGIAVIAHPGRYDMGRTLTERLIFDFKDAGGEAIEVASGSHSLDDLHKYALIAQRYDLLASAGSDFHAPGEGGRDVGRTDDLPPICRPVWERLLENGRVLA, encoded by the coding sequence ATGGCAACCGTCGACCTGCATTTCCACTCGCTGTTCTCCGACGGCGCGCTGTCGCCGGACGAGGTGATCCGGCGCGGCGTCGAACGCGGCGCCACCTTGCTGGCGCTGACCGACCATGATTGCACCGCCGGCCTCGCCGAGGCGGCGGCCACGGCGCACGCCTGCGGCATCGGCTTCCTCAACGGCGTGGAAATCTCGGTCAGCTGGGGCAAACACACCGTGCACATCGTCGGCCTCGGCATCGACCCCGACGACGAGGCCCTGAGCGCCGGGCTGCAGGGCATCCGCGACGGCCGCATCAACCGCGCCCGCGCCATGGCCGAATCGCTGGCCAAGGTCGGCATCGAAGGCGCCTTCGAGGGCGCCTCGGCGCTGTGCGACAACTTGGAGATGATCGGCCGCACCCACGTCGCGCGCTACCTGGTCAACAGCGGCCACGTCAAGGACGTGCGCACGGTGTTCCGCAAGTACCTGACGCCGGGCAAGCCCGGCTACGTGCCGCACGAGTGGGCGAGCCTCGCCGACGCCGTGGGCTGGATCCGCAGCGCCGGCGGCATCGCGGTGATCGCCCATCCCGGCCGCTACGACATGGGCCGCACCCTGACCGAGCGGCTGATCTTCGACTTCAAGGATGCCGGCGGCGAGGCGATCGAGGTCGCCAGCGGCAGCCACAGCCTGGACGACCTGCACAAGTACGCCCTGATCGCCCAGCGCTACGATCTGCTGGCGAGCGCCGGCAGTGACTTTCACGCCCCCGGCGAGGGCGGGCGCGACGTCGGCCGCACCGACGATTTGCCGCCGATCTGCCGGCCGGTGTGGGAGCGCCTGCTGGAAAACGGCCGCGTGCTCGCCTGA
- a CDS encoding oxidoreductase-like domain-containing protein, whose amino-acid sequence MPDDDVFDPMPEAPIEPTDDMCCGSGCEPCVWDTYNAELVEYRKKLAEWQAREAARQAAAAQDGA is encoded by the coding sequence ATGCCTGACGACGACGTGTTCGACCCGATGCCGGAGGCGCCGATCGAACCGACCGACGACATGTGCTGCGGCAGCGGCTGCGAGCCCTGCGTGTGGGACACCTACAACGCCGAGCTGGTCGAGTACCGCAAGAAGCTGGCCGAATGGCAGGCTCGCGAAGCGGCACGCCAGGCGGCGGCCGCACAGGACGGAGCCTGA
- a CDS encoding RNA-binding S4 domain-containing protein, translating into MNETFQLRGEYIALCDLLKACAVAPSGGAAKHMIAEGLVSVDGQVELRKTCKIRPGQLVSGDGFTLRVEAADA; encoded by the coding sequence ATGAACGAAACCTTCCAATTGCGTGGTGAATACATCGCCCTGTGCGACCTGCTCAAGGCCTGTGCCGTGGCGCCCAGCGGCGGCGCGGCCAAGCACATGATCGCCGAAGGGCTGGTGTCGGTGGACGGCCAGGTCGAGCTGCGCAAGACCTGCAAGATCCGTCCGGGCCAACTGGTCAGCGGCGACGGCTTCACGCTGCGCGTGGAGGCCGCCGATGCCTGA
- a CDS encoding AAA family ATPase codes for MTAYRSTPLRLAIVGPESCGKSTLAQELTATLVASGVAAACVDEYARDYYAERAYAPTPADVLAIARGQLAREEEAAQHAEVLVCDSTALTCVIWAEVAFGRTEPELVALNRPRDYALTFLACPDLSWQPDPLRSHPDQRDWLFGLYLAALEAAGVMPVPIRGLGKARLEAALAAIRQAGLLKI; via the coding sequence ATGACGGCATACCGTTCGACCCCCTTGCGGCTGGCCATCGTCGGGCCGGAATCCTGCGGCAAGAGCACGCTGGCGCAGGAACTGACGGCGACCCTGGTCGCCAGCGGCGTGGCGGCGGCGTGTGTGGACGAATACGCCCGCGACTACTACGCCGAGCGCGCTTACGCCCCGACGCCGGCCGATGTGCTGGCCATCGCCCGCGGCCAGCTGGCACGCGAGGAGGAGGCGGCCCAGCACGCCGAGGTGCTGGTGTGCGACAGCACGGCGCTGACCTGCGTGATCTGGGCCGAGGTGGCGTTCGGCCGTACCGAGCCGGAACTCGTGGCGCTCAACCGGCCGCGGGATTACGCGCTGACCTTCCTGGCCTGCCCGGACCTGTCGTGGCAGCCCGACCCGCTGCGCAGCCACCCGGACCAGCGCGACTGGCTGTTCGGTTTGTACTTGGCGGCGCTGGAGGCGGCCGGGGTGATGCCGGTGCCGATTCGCGGGCTGGGGAAAGCCCGGCTGGAGGCGGCGCTGGCGGCGATTCGGCAGGCCGGATTGCTTAAAATTTGA
- a CDS encoding asparaginase, with translation MTRRLLVLYTGGTIGMDHTPDGLAPVPGLLPRLLERFQSAELTFDVLEYPELIDSSAITPAHWNRIIGDIAGRYDAYDGFVVIHGTDTMAYTASALAFALQGLGKPVVVTGSQLPLVHPRSDGWSNLADALEAACQPDLCEVAIAFNRLLLRGCRARKLDAASFAGFDSPNAPPLARFGIKADWQRQHWLVLPGPFRPVTLREDVRVAAFFLTPGAGTALIGQTLAEQRLDGAVLMSYGNGNAPAEAGLLAGVADATASGMLVVNISQVVHGAVEVGAYAASQPLARAGALAGADLTPEAAVAKLTVLCSQELSPQERREAMQRALVGEMTLLPD, from the coding sequence ATGACCCGACGCCTGCTCGTGCTGTATACCGGCGGCACCATCGGCATGGACCACACCCCGGACGGCCTGGCTCCGGTCCCCGGCCTGCTGCCGCGCCTGCTGGAGCGCTTCCAGAGCGCCGAACTCACCTTCGACGTGCTGGAGTATCCCGAGCTGATCGACTCGTCGGCGATCACGCCGGCGCACTGGAACCGCATCATCGGCGACATCGCCGGCCGTTACGATGCCTACGACGGCTTCGTGGTGATCCATGGCACCGACACCATGGCCTATACCGCCTCGGCGCTGGCTTTCGCGCTGCAGGGGCTGGGCAAGCCGGTGGTGGTGACCGGCTCGCAGCTGCCGCTGGTGCACCCGCGCTCGGACGGCTGGAGCAACCTGGCCGACGCGCTGGAGGCCGCCTGTCAGCCCGATCTGTGCGAAGTGGCCATCGCCTTTAACCGTCTGCTGCTGCGCGGCTGCCGTGCGCGCAAGCTGGACGCCGCCAGCTTCGCCGGCTTCGACTCTCCCAATGCGCCGCCACTCGCGCGCTTCGGCATCAAGGCCGACTGGCAGCGCCAGCACTGGCTGGTGTTGCCGGGGCCGTTCCGGCCGGTGACGTTGCGCGAGGACGTGCGCGTCGCGGCCTTCTTCCTGACACCGGGCGCCGGCACCGCCCTGATCGGTCAGACTTTGGCCGAGCAGAGGCTCGACGGCGCCGTGCTGATGAGCTACGGCAACGGCAACGCCCCGGCCGAGGCGGGGCTGCTGGCCGGCGTCGCCGACGCGACCGCCAGCGGAATGCTGGTCGTCAACATCAGCCAGGTGGTGCACGGCGCGGTCGAGGTCGGCGCCTACGCCGCCAGCCAGCCGCTGGCGCGCGCCGGGGCGCTGGCCGGTGCCGACCTGACGCCGGAAGCCGCCGTCGCCAAGCTGACCGTGCTGTGTTCGCAGGAGCTGTCGCCGCAGGAACGGCGCGAGGCGATGCAGCGCGCGCTGGTGGGCGAGATGACCCTGCTGCCGGACTGA
- a CDS encoding carboxypeptidase-like regulatory domain-containing protein, with translation MTAAAEEALPQGQTQGQASFISGGIGADEVAAMKAVRQDYNLRLLFAAKGSGEYLADVAVVVRNARGDTVLDTVAKGPFFYARLPAGQYQVSASYQDKSQARKVRLGRSGSELSFYW, from the coding sequence TTGACGGCTGCCGCCGAGGAGGCCTTGCCCCAGGGGCAGACGCAGGGCCAGGCGAGCTTCATCAGCGGCGGCATCGGGGCCGACGAGGTCGCGGCGATGAAGGCGGTGCGCCAGGACTACAACCTGCGCCTGCTGTTCGCCGCCAAGGGCAGCGGTGAGTACCTGGCCGACGTCGCCGTCGTGGTGCGCAACGCCCGTGGCGACACCGTGCTGGATACCGTGGCCAAGGGGCCTTTCTTCTACGCCAGGCTGCCTGCCGGGCAGTACCAGGTCAGCGCCAGCTACCAGGATAAGTCGCAGGCCAGGAAGGTTCGGCTCGGCCGTAGCGGCAGCGAGCTGTCCTTCTATTGGTAA